A genomic region of Pseudomonas sp. KU43P contains the following coding sequences:
- a CDS encoding NUDIX domain-containing protein, which translates to MSDALNSVPKGFEIIERANCFQGFYKLDKLRLRHELFAGGMGREISRELFVRHDAVCVLPYDPQRDEVVLIEQFRVGALDKIGNPWLIEMVAGLIDKDEQPEEVAHREAEEEAGLAFSALWPMTRYFPSPGGSDEYVHLFLGRCVSEGAGGLHGLEEEGEDIRVRVWSFEDALQAVRDGRICNAATIIGLQWLALNREEVRGMWK; encoded by the coding sequence ATGTCAGACGCGTTGAATTCAGTGCCTAAGGGCTTCGAGATCATCGAACGGGCCAATTGCTTCCAGGGCTTCTACAAGCTCGACAAGCTGCGCCTGCGCCACGAGCTGTTCGCCGGCGGCATGGGGCGTGAGATCAGCCGTGAGCTGTTCGTGCGGCACGACGCCGTATGTGTGTTGCCCTATGATCCCCAGCGCGATGAGGTGGTGCTGATCGAGCAGTTTCGCGTCGGTGCCCTGGACAAGATCGGCAACCCTTGGTTGATCGAGATGGTTGCCGGGCTGATCGACAAGGACGAGCAACCGGAAGAAGTGGCTCACCGCGAAGCCGAGGAAGAAGCCGGCCTTGCCTTCAGCGCCCTGTGGCCGATGACCCGCTACTTCCCCTCGCCGGGCGGCAGCGATGAATATGTGCACCTGTTCCTCGGGCGCTGCGTCAGCGAAGGCGCCGGAGGCTTGCATGGCCTGGAGGAAGAGGGCGAGGACATCCGGGTACGTGTGTGGTCCTTTGAAGATGCACTGCAAGCCGTGCGTGACGGGCGCATCTGCAACGCGGCGACCATCATCGGGTTGCAGTGGTTGGCCCTGAACCGCGAAGAAGTACGAGGTATGTGGAAGTGA
- the parE gene encoding DNA topoisomerase IV subunit B — MANPSASAYNADAIEVLSGLDPVRKRPGMYTDTSRPNHLAQEVIDNSVDEALAGHARSVQVILHADHSLEVSDDGRGMPVDIHPEEGVSGVELILTKLHAGGKFSNKNYQFSGGLHGVGISVVNALSTQVRVRVKRDGNEYQMTFADGFKASELEVVGTVGKRNTGTSVYFSPDPKYFDSPKFSISRLKHVLKAKAVLCPGLLVSFEDKASGEKVEWHYEDGLRSYLVDSVSEFLRLPDEPFCGSLAGNKEAVDWALLWLPEGGDSVQESYVNLIPTAQGGTHVNGLRQGLLDAMREFCEFRNLLPRGVKLAPEDVWERITFVLSMKMQEPQFSGQTKERLSSREAAAFVSGVVKDAFSLWLNAHPEVGMQLAELAISNAGRRLKASKKVERKRITQGPALPGKLADCAGQDPMRAELFLVEGDSAGGSAKQARDKEFQAILPLRGKILNTWEVDGGEVLASQEVHNIAVAIGVDPGAADLSQLRYGKICILADADSDGLHIATLLCALFVQHFRPLVEAGHVYVAMPPLYRIDLGKEIYYALDEAERDGILDRLVAEKKRGKPQVTRFKGLGEMNPPQLRETTMDPNTRRLVQLTLDDLQGTTEIMDMLLAKKRAGDRKSWLETKGNLAEVLV, encoded by the coding sequence ATGGCCAATCCCAGCGCTAGCGCCTATAACGCAGACGCCATCGAAGTCCTCTCGGGCCTTGACCCGGTCCGCAAGCGGCCGGGCATGTACACCGATACCAGCCGGCCGAACCACCTCGCCCAGGAAGTCATCGACAACAGCGTCGACGAAGCCCTGGCCGGCCACGCCCGTTCGGTCCAGGTCATCCTGCATGCCGACCATTCGCTGGAAGTCAGCGACGATGGCCGCGGCATGCCTGTGGATATCCACCCCGAAGAGGGCGTATCGGGGGTCGAGCTGATCCTCACCAAGCTGCACGCCGGTGGCAAGTTCTCAAACAAGAACTACCAATTCTCCGGCGGCCTGCACGGTGTAGGTATCTCGGTGGTCAACGCCCTGTCGACCCAGGTGCGCGTGCGCGTCAAGCGCGACGGCAACGAATACCAGATGACCTTCGCCGATGGCTTCAAGGCCAGCGAGCTGGAAGTGGTCGGCACGGTCGGCAAGCGCAACACCGGTACCAGCGTGTACTTCAGCCCGGACCCCAAGTATTTCGATTCGCCGAAATTCTCCATCAGCCGCCTCAAGCACGTGCTCAAGGCCAAGGCCGTCCTGTGTCCGGGCCTGCTGGTGAGTTTCGAGGACAAGGCCAGCGGCGAGAAGGTCGAGTGGCACTACGAAGATGGCCTGCGCTCCTACCTGGTCGATTCGGTCAGCGAGTTCCTGCGCCTGCCTGACGAGCCGTTCTGCGGCAGCCTGGCCGGTAACAAGGAGGCCGTGGACTGGGCCTTGCTGTGGCTGCCTGAGGGTGGCGACAGTGTTCAGGAAAGCTACGTCAACCTGATCCCCACGGCCCAGGGGGGAACGCACGTCAACGGCCTGCGCCAGGGCCTGCTGGACGCCATGCGCGAGTTCTGCGAGTTCCGCAACCTGCTGCCGCGTGGTGTGAAGCTGGCGCCGGAAGACGTCTGGGAGCGCATTACCTTCGTCCTCTCGATGAAGATGCAGGAGCCGCAGTTCTCCGGGCAGACCAAGGAACGCCTGTCGTCCCGCGAAGCTGCGGCCTTCGTTTCGGGCGTGGTCAAGGACGCCTTCAGCCTGTGGCTCAATGCGCACCCTGAAGTGGGCATGCAGTTGGCGGAATTGGCCATCAGCAACGCCGGCCGTCGCCTGAAGGCGAGCAAGAAGGTCGAGCGCAAGCGCATTACCCAGGGCCCGGCACTGCCAGGCAAGCTGGCCGACTGCGCCGGACAGGACCCCATGCGTGCCGAGCTGTTCCTGGTCGAGGGTGACTCCGCCGGTGGTTCGGCCAAACAGGCGCGTGACAAGGAATTCCAGGCGATCCTGCCGCTGCGCGGCAAGATCCTCAACACCTGGGAAGTAGACGGCGGCGAAGTGCTGGCCAGCCAGGAGGTGCACAACATCGCCGTGGCCATCGGTGTCGACCCCGGCGCCGCCGACCTGTCGCAGTTGCGCTACGGCAAGATCTGCATCCTCGCCGACGCCGACTCCGATGGCCTGCACATCGCCACCCTGCTGTGCGCGCTCTTCGTCCAGCATTTCCGCCCGCTGGTGGAGGCCGGTCACGTGTATGTCGCCATGCCGCCGCTGTACCGGATCGACCTGGGCAAGGAAATCTACTACGCCCTCGACGAAGCCGAGCGTGATGGCATCCTCGACCGGCTGGTGGCCGAGAAAAAGCGCGGCAAGCCACAGGTCACCCGATTCAAGGGGCTGGGCGAGATGAACCCACCGCAGCTGCGCGAAACCACCATGGATCCGAACACCCGGCGCCTGGTCCAGCTGACCCTGGACGACCTGCAGGGCACCACCGAGATCATGGACATGCTGCTGGCCAAGAAGCGCGCCGGCGACCGCAAGAGCTGGCTGGAGACCAAAGGCAACCTGGCCGAGGTCTTGGTTTGA
- a CDS encoding membrane integrity-associated transporter subunit PqiC, whose translation MRFLRLPFALLMTGLLGLSGCSMHQPVALYQLDSGDPGQPSQSAGMAVVLGPVSVADYLQRETFLQRQADGSLSSATDGRWAGSLSADIDQLLVRQLAWRLDSQRVVLAPASTGFTPDVQVLLSITRLDSGKNQPAILDAQWRVLDRRGHVRDNRIVHLEQQHEGSESSQVQAQGQLLQKLAEQLSVAVKPLANQPAIAEETPKKPAAPVQVKKEPEKSKIPMASPIRTDMEVYRF comes from the coding sequence ATGAGATTTCTGCGCCTTCCATTTGCGCTGTTGATGACGGGCTTGCTGGGGCTGAGCGGATGCAGCATGCATCAGCCGGTTGCCTTGTATCAGCTCGACAGCGGTGATCCTGGCCAGCCTTCGCAAAGTGCGGGCATGGCCGTGGTGCTCGGCCCGGTGTCGGTCGCCGATTACCTGCAACGCGAAACATTCCTGCAGCGCCAGGCCGATGGAAGCCTGAGTTCGGCGACCGACGGTCGTTGGGCTGGCAGCCTGTCGGCAGACATCGACCAACTGCTGGTCCGTCAGCTTGCCTGGCGCCTGGACAGCCAGCGTGTGGTCCTGGCACCTGCCAGCACCGGCTTCACGCCAGACGTGCAGGTGTTGCTGTCGATCACCCGTTTGGACTCGGGCAAGAACCAGCCGGCGATTCTTGATGCCCAATGGCGCGTGCTCGACCGCCGTGGCCATGTGCGTGACAACCGTATCGTTCACCTCGAGCAGCAGCACGAGGGTAGCGAGTCTTCGCAGGTACAGGCCCAGGGGCAATTGCTGCAGAAGCTGGCCGAACAGTTGAGCGTGGCGGTCAAGCCGCTGGCCAACCAGCCGGCGATAGCCGAGGAGACGCCGAAGAAGCCTGCGGCACCGGTGCAGGTTAAGAAGGAGCCGGAGAAGTCGAAGATTCCGATGGCTTCGCCGATCCGTACCGATATGGAAGTCTATCGGTTCTGA
- a CDS encoding esterase-like activity of phytase family protein, whose translation MIRLLVAVLLSLVALPSLAGNWPELKLVAEHPIDGMRGGNLSGLAVCRGALWGVSDRDDDRIYRFDQQNAVWRAQPLTFTPPPVPESGLPWGLKTRNWAASYIRGGELDYEGIACDQADNLYLVSEAHAAVLQLPLEGEPDWLKIDPAMIRQARASGMLLHFNALFEGLAINPAGDRLWLAAERERRGLVAIERQQSVWTCGATCVLLSEAGVEMQPPQMPNARALARDFADLAWFEGKLFTLERNAYRICRRDADSGKVERCWSFAADTLVPERLYDQPFGLAEALVIDAKGAWIGIDNNNGDRADGESRPVVWRFDAPQGGWSAKP comes from the coding sequence TTGATTCGTCTGCTGGTCGCAGTGCTGTTGAGCCTTGTTGCCCTGCCGAGCCTGGCAGGCAACTGGCCGGAGCTGAAGCTGGTAGCCGAGCACCCCATCGACGGCATGCGCGGCGGCAACCTTTCCGGGTTGGCCGTTTGCCGTGGTGCGCTGTGGGGTGTTTCCGATCGCGACGACGACCGCATCTACCGTTTCGATCAGCAGAACGCGGTGTGGCGGGCCCAGCCTCTGACGTTCACTCCGCCGCCGGTACCGGAGAGCGGCTTGCCCTGGGGCCTGAAAACGCGCAACTGGGCCGCGTCGTACATTCGCGGTGGTGAACTGGATTATGAAGGCATTGCCTGCGATCAGGCCGATAACCTCTACCTGGTCAGTGAAGCCCACGCGGCGGTGCTGCAATTGCCGCTCGAAGGCGAGCCCGACTGGCTGAAGATCGACCCGGCGATGATTCGCCAGGCCCGAGCCAGTGGCATGCTGCTTCACTTCAACGCGTTGTTCGAAGGCCTGGCGATCAACCCGGCCGGCGACCGCCTTTGGCTGGCAGCCGAGCGTGAGCGTCGTGGCCTGGTGGCGATCGAGCGCCAGCAGTCGGTGTGGACCTGCGGAGCTACCTGCGTACTGCTGAGCGAGGCCGGGGTGGAAATGCAGCCGCCGCAGATGCCCAACGCCCGTGCGCTGGCGCGGGACTTCGCCGACCTGGCCTGGTTCGAGGGCAAGCTGTTCACCCTTGAGCGCAATGCCTATCGCATTTGCCGGCGGGATGCCGACAGTGGCAAGGTCGAGCGCTGCTGGTCGTTCGCTGCCGATACCTTGGTGCCGGAGCGACTCTACGACCAGCCTTTCGGCCTGGCCGAAGCGCTGGTGATCGATGCCAAGGGCGCGTGGATCGGTATCGACAACAACAATGGCGACCGTGCCGATGGCGAAAGCCGGCCAGTCGTCTGGCGCTTCGATGCCCCTCAGGGTGGCTGGAGCGCCAAGCCATGA
- a CDS encoding YqiA/YcfP family alpha/beta fold hydrolase — MSGSILYIHGFNSSPLSTKARQLEAVMQQLGLADQLRLPALHHHPRQAIAQLEAAIAELGAPLLVGSSLGGYYATHLAERHGLKALLVNPAVNPHKRFDGYLGSQRNHYTGETWQLTHDHVEALAELEVPAPEDPSRYQVWLQTADETLDYRDAERYYRACALRIQAGGDHSYQGFAAQLPALLAFAGIARQQYAALDFSVF; from the coding sequence ATGTCGGGTTCCATCCTCTATATCCATGGCTTCAACAGCTCACCGTTGTCCACCAAGGCGCGCCAGCTCGAAGCAGTAATGCAGCAGCTTGGGCTGGCGGACCAATTGCGCCTCCCCGCCTTGCACCACCACCCGCGCCAGGCTATCGCGCAACTCGAGGCCGCCATCGCCGAGCTGGGCGCGCCCCTGCTGGTCGGCAGTTCGCTCGGCGGCTACTATGCCACCCACCTGGCCGAGCGCCATGGCTTGAAGGCGCTGCTGGTCAACCCGGCGGTCAACCCGCACAAGCGCTTCGACGGCTACCTGGGCAGCCAGCGCAATCACTACACCGGTGAAACCTGGCAACTGACCCACGACCATGTCGAGGCGTTGGCCGAACTGGAAGTGCCGGCCCCCGAAGACCCCAGCCGCTATCAAGTGTGGTTGCAGACCGCCGATGAAACCCTGGACTATCGCGACGCCGAACGTTATTACCGAGCCTGTGCCCTGCGTATTCAGGCCGGTGGCGACCACAGCTACCAAGGTTTTGCCGCGCAGTTGCCAGCCTTGCTGGCGTTCGCCGGGATTGCCCGGCAGCAGTACGCGGCACTCGATTTTTCTGTATTTTGA
- a CDS encoding DUF1249 domain-containing protein: MEVNLLRERYRVDLAGLQAACEANYARLMRLLPDMRTTQSSRRIGMTQGDQMLGVLVLDVLLACPYTTTLRVRQEHSLPWLPVPHLEVQVYHDARMAEVVSAEHTRRLRSIYPYPNEAMHQPDEKAQLNLFLGEWLSHCLACGHELASVR, translated from the coding sequence GTGGAAGTGAACCTGTTGCGTGAGCGTTATCGGGTCGACCTGGCCGGGCTGCAAGCAGCCTGTGAGGCCAACTATGCCCGGCTCATGCGCCTGCTGCCCGACATGCGTACCACCCAGAGCTCGCGGCGCATCGGCATGACCCAGGGCGACCAGATGCTCGGCGTGCTGGTGCTCGATGTGTTGCTGGCCTGCCCGTACACCACCACCTTGCGGGTTCGCCAGGAGCACAGCCTGCCTTGGCTGCCTGTGCCGCACCTGGAGGTGCAGGTATACCACGATGCACGCATGGCCGAAGTGGTCAGCGCCGAACATACCCGGCGCCTTCGCAGCATCTACCCATACCCCAACGAAGCGATGCACCAGCCGGACGAGAAAGCCCAGCTCAACCTGTTCCTGGGTGAATGGCTAAGCCACTGCCTGGCTTGCGGCCATGAACTGGCAAGTGTGCGCTGA
- a CDS encoding TIGR02281 family clan AA aspartic protease, producing MSQAPGKRAGRVLMIVAWAAAMFLATRFFGQWEERQANPNAQVQSEHGEGLIEVRLLGNGQGHFVADGAINGRVVHFMLDTGATDVAIPEALARDLDLQRGAPVMLSTANGRTEGYRTRLDSVQLGDIRLQNVRALVVPGLDGQTVLLGMSALKQLEFTQRGGTMLLRQNLK from the coding sequence ATGAGCCAGGCCCCGGGCAAGCGTGCCGGCAGGGTACTGATGATCGTCGCCTGGGCGGCGGCGATGTTCCTCGCCACGCGTTTCTTCGGGCAGTGGGAGGAGCGCCAGGCCAACCCCAACGCCCAGGTGCAGTCCGAGCATGGCGAAGGCTTGATCGAAGTGCGACTGCTGGGTAACGGCCAAGGTCATTTCGTGGCCGATGGTGCGATCAATGGCCGGGTGGTGCACTTCATGCTCGACACCGGCGCCACCGACGTGGCGATTCCCGAGGCGCTTGCTCGCGACCTGGACCTGCAGCGTGGCGCCCCGGTCATGCTCAGTACCGCCAACGGCCGCACCGAGGGCTATCGCACCCGCCTGGACAGCGTGCAGCTCGGTGACATCCGCCTGCAGAACGTGCGTGCTCTGGTGGTGCCGGGGCTGGATGGGCAAACGGTGCTGCTCGGCATGAGCGCGCTGAAACAACTTGAATTTACCCAGCGCGGCGGCACCATGCTGCTGCGCCAGAACCTGAAATGA
- the parC gene encoding DNA topoisomerase IV subunit A, giving the protein MSDPLELSLDGVERRSLADFTEQAYLNYSMYVIMDRALPHIGDGLKPVQRRIVYAMSELGLDADAKHKKSARTVGDVLGKFHPHGDSACYEAMVLMAQPFSYRYTLVDGQGNWGAPDDPKSFAAMRYTEARLSRYSEVLLSELGQGTVDWVPNFDGTLQEPAVLPARLPNILLNGTTGIAVGMATDVPPHNLREVASACVRLLDEPKATIEQLCEHIQGPDYPTEAEIITPRAEILKIYESGRGSIRMRAVYRVEDGDIVVTALPHQVSGAKVLEQIAAQMQAKKLPMVADLRDESDHENPCRIVIIPRSNRVDAAELMQHLFATTDLESSYRVNVNIIGLDGRPQLKNLRALLLEWLEYRIGTVRRRLQHRLDKVEKRLHLLEGLLTAFLNLDEVIHIIRTEEHPKQALIARFELTEIQAEYILETRLRQLARLEEMKIRGEQDELLKEQAKLQALLGSDAKLRKLVRSELIKDAETYGDDRRSPIVERAEAKALSENELMPTEPVTVVLSEKGWVRCAKGHDIDATGLSYKAGDGFKAAAAGRSNQFAVLIDSTGRSYSLAAHTLPSARGQGEPLTGRLTPPPGATFECVLLPEDDALYVVASDAGYGFVVKGEDLQAKNKAGKGLLSLPNGAKVISPRPVANREQDWLAAVTTEGRLLVFKVADLPQLGKGKGNKIIGVPGDRVASREEYVTDLAVIAEGATLVLQAGKRTLSLKPDDLEHYKGERGRRGSKLPRGFQRVDGLQVEGPA; this is encoded by the coding sequence ATGAGCGACCCACTGGAACTCAGCCTCGACGGCGTCGAACGCCGATCGCTGGCTGACTTCACCGAACAGGCCTACCTCAACTATTCCATGTACGTAATCATGGACCGGGCCCTGCCGCATATCGGCGACGGCCTCAAGCCTGTGCAACGACGCATCGTCTATGCCATGAGCGAGTTGGGGCTCGATGCCGACGCCAAGCACAAGAAGTCGGCGCGTACCGTCGGCGACGTGCTCGGCAAGTTCCACCCCCACGGTGATTCGGCCTGCTACGAGGCCATGGTGCTGATGGCGCAGCCCTTCAGCTACCGCTATACGCTGGTCGACGGCCAGGGTAACTGGGGTGCGCCAGACGATCCGAAGTCGTTCGCGGCCATGCGTTATACCGAGGCGCGTCTGTCGCGTTACTCCGAGGTGCTGCTCAGCGAACTGGGCCAGGGCACCGTGGACTGGGTGCCTAACTTCGACGGCACCCTGCAGGAGCCTGCGGTGTTGCCAGCGCGCCTGCCGAACATCCTGCTCAATGGCACCACGGGTATTGCCGTGGGCATGGCCACCGACGTGCCGCCGCACAATCTGCGTGAAGTGGCCAGCGCCTGCGTGCGCCTGCTCGACGAGCCGAAGGCCACCATCGAACAGTTGTGCGAGCACATCCAGGGCCCGGATTACCCGACCGAAGCCGAGATCATCACCCCGCGTGCCGAGATCCTGAAGATCTACGAAAGTGGCCGTGGTTCGATCCGCATGCGCGCCGTATATCGGGTCGAGGACGGCGATATCGTTGTCACCGCGCTGCCGCACCAGGTTTCCGGTGCCAAGGTGCTGGAACAGATCGCCGCGCAGATGCAGGCCAAGAAGCTGCCGATGGTCGCCGACCTGCGTGACGAGTCGGACCACGAGAACCCATGCCGTATCGTCATCATCCCACGCTCCAACCGGGTGGATGCGGCCGAGCTGATGCAGCACCTGTTCGCCACCACCGACCTGGAAAGCAGCTACCGGGTCAACGTCAACATCATCGGCCTCGACGGCCGGCCACAGCTGAAGAACCTGCGCGCCTTGCTGCTGGAATGGCTGGAGTACCGCATCGGCACCGTTCGTCGCCGTCTGCAGCACCGCCTGGACAAGGTCGAGAAACGTTTGCACCTGCTGGAAGGCTTGCTCACTGCGTTCCTCAACCTGGATGAAGTGATTCACATCATCCGCACCGAGGAGCATCCCAAGCAGGCGTTGATCGCCCGCTTCGAGCTGACCGAGATCCAGGCCGAATACATTCTCGAGACCCGCCTGCGTCAGCTCGCGCGCCTGGAAGAGATGAAAATCCGTGGTGAGCAGGACGAATTGCTCAAGGAGCAGGCCAAGCTGCAAGCCCTGCTCGGCAGCGATGCCAAGCTGCGCAAACTGGTGCGCAGCGAACTGATCAAGGACGCCGAAACCTACGGTGACGATCGCCGCTCGCCAATTGTCGAGCGTGCCGAAGCCAAGGCCTTGTCCGAAAACGAGTTGATGCCAACCGAACCGGTCACCGTGGTGCTGTCGGAAAAGGGTTGGGTGCGCTGCGCCAAGGGCCACGATATCGACGCAACCGGCCTTTCCTACAAAGCGGGTGACGGTTTCAAGGCCGCTGCCGCAGGCCGATCCAACCAGTTCGCCGTCCTCATCGATTCCACCGGGCGCAGCTACTCGCTGGCTGCGCATACCCTGCCTTCGGCGCGAGGCCAGGGTGAGCCGTTGACCGGCCGCCTGACGCCGCCACCGGGCGCCACGTTCGAGTGTGTGCTGTTGCCTGAAGATGATGCCCTGTATGTGGTGGCTTCCGACGCCGGCTACGGCTTCGTGGTCAAGGGCGAAGACCTGCAGGCCAAGAACAAGGCCGGCAAGGGCCTGCTCAGCCTGCCCAACGGCGCCAAGGTGATCAGCCCGCGTCCGGTGGCCAACCGTGAGCAGGATTGGCTGGCGGCAGTGACCACCGAAGGTCGTTTGCTGGTGTTCAAGGTGGCTGACCTGCCGCAACTGGGCAAAGGCAAGGGCAACAAGATCATCGGCGTGCCTGGTGATCGGGTGGCCAGTCGTGAAGAATATGTCACCGATCTTGCCGTGATTGCCGAGGGTGCAACCCTTGTTTTGCAAGCTGGCAAGCGTACCCTGTCCCTGAAACCCGACGACCTTGAGCATTACAAGGGGGAGCGGGGCCGGCGCGGCAGCAAGCTGCCACGCGGGTTCCAGCGTGTCGATGGGTTACAGGTAGAGGGGCCGGCCTGA
- the cpdA gene encoding 3',5'-cyclic-AMP phosphodiesterase has protein sequence MPHPDLSPAPVHVVQLTDAHLFADPAGTLLGLNTRDSLRHVIEQVRREQPQIDLLLCTGDLSQDASVASYEAFHELTAGLGATARWLPGNHDEARVMAEVAPRLVQAVTDVGAWRVVMLNTAVLGATHGLLEQDQLAVLDEALASSGERHCLVCCHHQPVDIGCAWIAPIGLRNADELMLRLAGYPQVKALLWGHIHQPWDEVRDGVRLLATPSTCIQFAARSEDFKVSEEQPGYRWLRLHADGRLETGVERARDFEVRLDFDSPGY, from the coding sequence TTGCCGCACCCAGACCTTTCCCCGGCACCCGTGCATGTGGTGCAACTCACAGACGCCCATCTGTTCGCCGATCCGGCGGGCACGTTGCTGGGCCTGAACACCCGCGACAGCCTGCGTCACGTGATCGAACAGGTGCGGCGCGAGCAGCCGCAGATCGACCTGCTGCTGTGCACGGGTGATCTGTCCCAGGACGCCAGTGTCGCTTCTTATGAGGCTTTCCATGAATTGACTGCTGGGCTGGGAGCGACTGCACGCTGGCTGCCAGGCAACCATGATGAAGCGCGGGTGATGGCCGAAGTGGCACCGCGACTGGTGCAGGCGGTGACCGATGTGGGCGCCTGGCGCGTGGTGATGCTCAACACCGCGGTGTTGGGGGCTACCCATGGACTGCTTGAGCAGGACCAGTTGGCAGTGCTGGACGAGGCCTTGGCATCGTCGGGCGAGCGGCATTGCCTGGTGTGTTGCCACCACCAGCCGGTGGACATCGGCTGTGCCTGGATTGCCCCGATCGGCTTGCGCAATGCCGATGAACTGATGCTACGGTTGGCGGGCTATCCACAGGTGAAAGCCTTGCTGTGGGGGCATATTCATCAGCCATGGGATGAAGTGCGTGATGGCGTGCGCCTGCTGGCCACGCCGTCTACCTGCATCCAGTTCGCCGCCCGCAGCGAAGACTTCAAGGTCAGCGAGGAACAGCCAGGGTATCGCTGGCTGCGACTGCATGCCGATGGGCGGCTGGAAACTGGGGTGGAGCGGGCCAGGGACTTCGAGGTCAGGCTCGACTTCGACAGCCCTGGGTATTGA
- a CDS encoding RsiV family protein encodes MTLVKLTSVAVLALALGACQSLFTPNYRAPLEVKRDAWEHVKPGCSASDCPLVNIDTIHFPDLPKLDAIVEKRLLQLTEDNQHGTAPSTLQAYEQQYLASADKRNSSYLQAKVREQHDGLVIIELSSYLDSGGAHGMPGRGFINYSRKQDKVLTLQDMLVPGQEDTFWKTVEESHRAWLISVGMDKDAQFVKTWPFQKSPHIALTYGAVVVKYEVYTIAPYSMGHVELKIPYPRLNGVLKPELFPGRG; translated from the coding sequence ATGACACTTGTCAAACTGACTTCCGTGGCGGTGCTGGCCTTGGCCCTGGGGGCCTGCCAGAGCCTGTTCACGCCCAACTACCGTGCACCGCTCGAGGTCAAGCGCGACGCGTGGGAGCACGTCAAACCCGGTTGCAGCGCCAGTGACTGCCCATTGGTGAACATCGACACCATTCACTTCCCGGACCTGCCGAAACTCGACGCCATCGTCGAGAAGCGCCTGCTGCAGCTCACCGAAGACAACCAGCACGGCACCGCGCCAAGCACCTTGCAGGCCTACGAGCAGCAGTACCTGGCCAGCGCCGACAAGCGCAACAGCAGCTACCTGCAGGCCAAGGTACGTGAACAGCATGACGGGCTGGTGATCATCGAGCTGTCCAGCTACCTCGACAGCGGCGGCGCCCACGGCATGCCCGGGCGCGGTTTCATCAACTACTCGCGCAAGCAGGACAAGGTGCTGACCCTGCAGGACATGCTGGTGCCGGGCCAGGAAGACACCTTCTGGAAGACCGTTGAGGAATCGCACCGCGCCTGGCTGATCAGCGTCGGCATGGACAAGGACGCCCAGTTCGTGAAGACCTGGCCGTTCCAGAAGTCCCCGCACATCGCGCTGACCTACGGCGCGGTAGTGGTCAAGTATGAGGTCTACACCATCGCGCCCTACTCCATGGGCCACGTGGAACTCAAGATCCCCTACCCGCGCCTGAATGGCGTGCTCAAGCCTGAACTGTTTCCCGGCCGCGGCTGA